TCGGCTGGGAGAGCGGTATTTCCGATCGATGGCGGGCCATGGTGACAAAGCACTTTCCGGACTCGTCCGCAGCGTCCTTGCATCTCGCCGTATGCCCCGACGGAGTTGATCCGAAAGACGCCCATGTCGTCCAGGCGGCACTGCGGACCGGCGCGGAGGTCATCGTCACCTTCAACCTGAAGGACTTTCCCAGCGAATCGCTGGAGACGGCCAGAATCAAAGCCGTGCATCCCTCCGAGTTTCTTCTGACACTCTTTGCCATCGCACCGATGTTGGTCGCACGCCGTCTCAATGAGATCGCGGAGGCGAGGAAGGAAAGCGTCAGCGCGGTTCTCAAGAGGCTCTCCCGGCATGTGCCTGCGTTCGTGGATCACTTCGCCACGTCGGCCGGGATCGGGATGGAGGAGTAGGTGGTCCGAGGGAAGACCACCGACACTTTTTATGGCTCTCCGGCGGAGCG
The sequence above is drawn from the Akkermansiaceae bacterium genome and encodes:
- a CDS encoding PIN domain-containing protein is translated as MKADFAVVLDACVLANISVCDLLLRLAETPRLYLPYWSEIILDETQRAHGKLGWESGISDRWRAMVTKHFPDSSAASLHLAVCPDGVDPKDAHVVQAALRTGAEVIVTFNLKDFPSESLETARIKAVHPSEFLLTLFAIAPMLVARRLNEIAEARKESVSAVLKRLSRHVPAFVDHFATSAGIGMEE